One part of the Candidatus Kryptoniota bacterium genome encodes these proteins:
- a CDS encoding O-antigen polymerase, whose product MTEALGLLWDYIPVPILALDFILMILLYRRMKDRFVLRPIFIIPLILLIYPILGTLNLALVQSLAGFYVAINPYNANRLVFLSLGALILSLIFYKSEAAPKPAIVRFDGTSLIIWIIWGTAIGTVFNAVNFYAIGGIPIFWSNLTGNERFEVAGLLPFAKFLAFSSALLTLNFIYLIRGYKPRLINIACMIVNVIISVGIGSRHLVFLPLVMAGIYFMLLKRISSRVVLYSLIGVAFLSFFFEVLRGQTTIAGSTSDVASSPAANTLGFLYSMGGEYRDFVLLRNSYHYTDFLYGQTILPIFTNIIPKQVFELFGMDKAAYSVYSAYVAQNIWGADTGIRVGIWGEFYMNWGDIGLFLGFIVYGFLLRLLDKKILSDLASEPKMLFYAFIFTLFFFSIIGAWATLGDTIEVWGVIYFLVSRFVRRESYEMTTNVPQPVQA is encoded by the coding sequence ATGACGGAGGCTCTGGGCCTGTTGTGGGACTACATTCCGGTCCCCATTCTTGCTCTCGATTTCATACTCATGATACTTTTGTACCGGCGGATGAAGGACAGGTTCGTTCTGCGTCCGATCTTCATCATTCCGCTGATTCTGCTCATCTATCCGATTCTCGGGACGCTGAATCTTGCGTTGGTGCAGTCACTAGCAGGGTTCTACGTCGCGATCAATCCGTATAATGCGAACAGATTAGTGTTCCTGTCACTCGGGGCTCTCATTCTCTCTCTCATTTTTTACAAGTCAGAGGCCGCGCCAAAGCCTGCTATTGTGAGATTTGATGGCACCAGTCTAATTATTTGGATTATCTGGGGCACAGCCATCGGCACCGTATTCAACGCCGTGAATTTCTATGCGATCGGCGGAATCCCGATCTTCTGGTCAAACCTAACCGGCAATGAGCGGTTCGAGGTCGCGGGGTTGCTTCCATTCGCAAAGTTCCTTGCATTCAGTTCGGCATTGCTGACTCTCAACTTCATCTATTTGATTAGAGGCTATAAACCGCGACTTATTAATATTGCCTGTATGATCGTGAATGTGATCATAAGCGTGGGCATCGGTTCCAGACATCTTGTATTTCTGCCCCTTGTCATGGCTGGAATTTACTTCATGCTTCTTAAACGTATCTCGTCCAGAGTGGTACTCTATTCACTCATCGGGGTGGCTTTCTTGTCTTTCTTCTTTGAGGTGCTTAGGGGACAAACCACGATAGCCGGTTCTACGTCGGACGTTGCATCATCACCGGCGGCGAACACGCTTGGATTTCTCTACTCCATGGGAGGTGAGTACAGAGATTTTGTGCTCCTAAGGAATTCGTACCATTATACGGATTTTCTCTACGGGCAAACAATACTTCCCATTTTTACGAACATAATACCGAAACAAGTTTTCGAATTGTTCGGAATGGATAAGGCGGCTTACTCGGTCTATTCTGCTTATGTAGCCCAAAACATTTGGGGGGCTGATACCGGTATTCGTGTCGGGATATGGGGAGAGTTCTATATGAATTGGGGAGACATCGGCTTGTTCCTAGGATTCATCGTCTACGGTTTCCTGCTGCGGCTGCTCGATAAGAAGATTCTCTCTGACTTAGCCAGCGAGCCCAAGATGTTGTTTTACGCATTCATCTTCACACTGTTCTTCTTCAGCAT
- a CDS encoding flippase, translating into MIRKALQFIRRGDNRQVASNVFSLSVLQAANSILPLITVPYIVRVIGPNDYGIISFAQAFTTYFVLLIMYGFDFTASREIAQNRSDPGKISEIFWTVIWSRAFLFFISTAAFLAALFWVPQIRENMSVMVVSYLYVIGTVTFPTWFFQGIEKLGLRAVFTFIVKVITTAGVFVFLHREDQYIVVPLLLSVGQVVVGVLSLVYASQKYVGKVVFPRMAEVWSQLKSGFTLFVSTVFVNFYTVSNTVILAFFATKERVGFFAAGSKLTIVLQSLTISALSQAMFPHIAKMMKESKDRGIMALKKLTVGMVVTMLPISLVTLLFSQLIVRIVFGSQFGPTVVVLRLLSFFPLITGLSAVFGIQGLLNLNLDKSFLRIILIGSVVNFVLNCVLDSSMKELGAATSWLITETYITAAFYIALRKVNVNLFDASLYRQWLFKEVEGREV; encoded by the coding sequence TTGATTAGGAAAGCACTTCAGTTCATTCGCCGCGGCGATAACCGCCAGGTGGCATCGAACGTGTTCTCTCTCTCCGTGCTCCAGGCGGCGAACTCGATACTCCCGCTTATCACAGTCCCGTACATAGTCCGGGTGATAGGTCCCAATGATTATGGGATCATATCATTTGCCCAGGCGTTCACAACTTATTTCGTCCTTCTGATTATGTACGGCTTCGACTTCACCGCTTCAAGGGAGATCGCTCAAAACAGGTCCGATCCGGGGAAGATTAGTGAAATTTTCTGGACTGTGATCTGGAGCCGGGCATTCCTGTTTTTCATTTCAACTGCTGCTTTTCTCGCGGCGCTCTTCTGGGTACCTCAGATCCGCGAGAACATGTCCGTGATGGTCGTTAGTTATCTCTATGTAATTGGAACTGTAACGTTCCCGACATGGTTCTTTCAGGGCATTGAGAAGCTCGGACTCCGCGCTGTCTTCACCTTCATCGTGAAAGTAATAACCACCGCAGGTGTGTTTGTTTTCCTCCACCGGGAGGATCAATATATCGTTGTTCCTCTTCTTCTGTCCGTCGGTCAGGTCGTTGTCGGCGTTCTGTCACTTGTGTACGCGTCGCAGAAGTATGTGGGTAAAGTGGTCTTCCCACGGATGGCGGAGGTTTGGTCACAACTGAAAAGCGGGTTCACACTATTCGTGTCGACCGTGTTCGTAAATTTCTACACGGTCTCAAATACAGTTATACTCGCATTCTTTGCCACAAAGGAAAGGGTCGGTTTCTTTGCCGCGGGGTCGAAGCTAACGATAGTTCTCCAGAGTCTTACAATAAGCGCTCTTTCTCAGGCGATGTTTCCTCACATCGCGAAGATGATGAAGGAGAGCAAAGACAGAGGTATCATGGCGCTGAAGAAGCTGACGGTTGGAATGGTAGTGACAATGCTGCCGATCTCCCTGGTCACGCTCCTTTTCTCTCAGCTTATCGTGAGGATTGTGTTCGGGTCACAATTCGGTCCGACGGTCGTTGTTCTCAGGCTTCTGTCATTCTTCCCGCTGATAACGGGACTCAGCGCGGTCTTCGGGATCCAGGGGCTTCTGAATTTGAATCTGGACAAATCATTTCTCAGGATCATCCTGATCGGTTCTGTCGTCAATTTCGTTCTGAACTGTGTACTAGATTCATCCATGAAGGAGTTGGGCGCGGCTACGTCCTGGCTCATAACTGAAACATATATAACGGCCGCTTTTTATATTGCACTGAGGAAAGTGAACGTAAATCTTTTCGATGCCTCTCTCTATCGACAGTGGTTGTTCAAGGAAGTGGAAGGCAGGGAAGTGTGA